From candidate division KSB1 bacterium, one genomic window encodes:
- a CDS encoding biotin--[acetyl-CoA-carboxylase] ligase produces MLNKPILAEDLENKIHTKLIAKKIFAFETLSSTNDFAKRLAQNGERGGTLILTNEQTKGRGRQGRSWYAPANSGLWFSIILEPTQSADKFGVVSLLAAVALAKTIEQKTSLKPALKWPNDVLIDSKKVSGILLESQFSNNRNASLILGIGVNVNQKEIDFPEPIRQTATSLREQIKHEIDRVGLLIELLHDLEHFYFEFNNGNSNLIINTWKERCPFLDKYISVKQNGDEIEGRFENLDEYGRMGLRLASGEIKHLSAGEPNLIQREESCYS; encoded by the coding sequence ATGTTAAACAAGCCAATTCTAGCGGAAGACTTAGAAAACAAGATCCACACAAAGCTAATTGCAAAAAAAATCTTTGCTTTCGAAACGCTCAGCTCAACCAATGACTTTGCAAAAAGGTTGGCGCAAAACGGTGAGCGCGGCGGAACCTTGATATTAACAAATGAGCAAACAAAAGGGCGGGGAAGACAGGGGAGGAGCTGGTATGCCCCTGCTAATTCGGGATTGTGGTTCTCGATTATTTTGGAACCAACCCAGTCTGCGGACAAGTTTGGAGTCGTTTCTCTTTTAGCTGCGGTCGCTCTTGCAAAAACAATTGAACAGAAGACCTCTCTCAAACCAGCTCTTAAATGGCCAAATGACGTTTTAATAGACTCGAAGAAAGTGAGCGGCATTTTGCTTGAAAGTCAATTTTCAAATAACCGGAACGCCTCGCTGATTTTGGGAATTGGGGTAAATGTAAACCAAAAAGAAATTGATTTCCCAGAGCCGATCCGTCAGACCGCGACCTCTTTACGAGAGCAGATAAAGCATGAGATTGACCGAGTGGGTTTGTTGATAGAGTTATTGCACGACCTGGAGCATTTTTATTTTGAATTCAATAATGGGAATTCTAATTTAATTATTAATACTTGGAAGGAACGATGCCCGTTTCTTGATAAGTACATCTCGGTAAAACAGAACGGCGATGAGATAGAGGGGAGGTTTGAAAACTTGGATGAATACGGCAGAATGGGTCTACGGCTGGCTAGCGGCGAAATCAAACATCTCAGCGCGGGGGAGCCAAACTTAATACAAAGGGAAGAATCATGCTATTCGTAA
- a CDS encoding FliA/WhiG family RNA polymerase sigma factor has product MKSSYIYTLWHQYTTTRDLETREKLLTKYLPLVKYVAGKMMFSLPSCVDYNDLLSAGVMGLIGALERFKPEQGVKFETFVLPRIKGAILDELRTLDWAPRSLRSKARMVEKVSEQLEKELGRSASNDEIANKLEMKIEDYGGVQLELSKASLLSLDGSRVEDNEQITSMYDLLENSQSDNPHYSLEHIETKKLLIKAIEGLNEQEKIVMALYYYEELTLKEIGQVLSITESRVSQIHSKALGGLKGALESEILN; this is encoded by the coding sequence ATGAAATCATCTTACATTTATACTCTGTGGCACCAGTACACCACGACAAGAGATTTGGAAACGCGTGAGAAACTTTTAACAAAATACCTTCCTCTAGTCAAATATGTAGCTGGCAAAATGATGTTTTCTCTTCCGTCCTGTGTCGACTATAATGATCTTCTTAGTGCCGGCGTTATGGGTCTGATCGGCGCCTTGGAGCGATTCAAACCAGAACAGGGAGTGAAGTTTGAGACGTTTGTTTTACCTCGAATCAAAGGCGCCATTTTGGATGAACTAAGAACTCTGGATTGGGCTCCCAGATCTTTACGTTCTAAAGCACGGATGGTAGAAAAAGTAAGCGAGCAACTCGAAAAAGAATTGGGCCGTTCGGCCAGCAATGATGAGATTGCGAATAAATTAGAGATGAAGATAGAAGACTATGGCGGCGTGCAATTGGAACTTTCTAAGGCATCTCTGTTGTCTTTGGACGGGAGTAGGGTAGAGGACAATGAGCAAATTACTTCAATGTACGATCTACTTGAAAACTCGCAATCGGATAACCCCCACTATAGTTTAGAGCATATAGAAACAAAGAAGTTGTTAATAAAGGCCATTGAGGGTTTAAATGAGCAGGAAAAAATCGTCATGGCGCTTTATTATTATGAAGAACTTACCTTGAAAGAAATTGGACAGGTTTTAAGTATTACCGAATCAAGAGTATCACAAATCCACAGCAAAGCTTTAGGCGGATTGAAAGGCGCGCTTGAATCTGAAATTCTAAACTAA
- a CDS encoding response regulator produces MTRQILLIDDDKDVHAHIQIVLQKTGYNLISAFDGIEGLKKVLSFNPDLIILDYLMPRKGGGETFRELKESPQYKQSCDIPVIMLTAANQPTERINNFLEAGLNAYLEKPFGSKELINVIENTFITNKIKVHNSALRKAIENSKNFLENLIESCPIAIITCELDGKITFASKAIEDILGYFIFEILGKSVYELLGTSEEVLTKRLENRTSPNELVTIGVYVEAKSGIQIPMGITYSYLLDQNSDIQGLLIVGQDLSAQKQLEKELLEKERLTAITQSFATINHEINNPLTPILGNIQLIRKEDCLLSDDHKKKLEIIECNVKKISNIVQKFNSISNPEEKTYYDNSNIFEI; encoded by the coding sequence ATGACTCGACAGATTTTGTTGATTGATGACGATAAGGATGTGCACGCACATATCCAAATCGTTCTTCAAAAGACCGGATACAATCTTATCTCAGCTTTCGACGGTATCGAAGGGCTGAAAAAGGTACTTTCGTTTAATCCAGATCTTATTATTTTAGACTACCTGATGCCAAGGAAAGGCGGGGGTGAAACTTTTCGTGAATTAAAAGAGTCTCCACAATATAAACAGAGTTGCGATATACCCGTAATAATGCTAACCGCAGCAAACCAGCCAACTGAACGAATAAATAATTTTTTAGAGGCTGGATTAAATGCGTATCTGGAAAAACCTTTTGGTAGCAAAGAATTAATTAATGTAATAGAAAACACTTTTATTACAAACAAGATAAAAGTTCATAATTCGGCATTAAGAAAAGCAATCGAGAATAGCAAGAATTTCTTAGAAAATTTGATAGAAAGTTGTCCAATAGCAATCATCACTTGTGAACTCGATGGAAAGATCACATTTGCCAGCAAAGCTATCGAAGATATTTTAGGATATTTCATATTCGAAATTTTAGGCAAATCGGTATACGAATTACTTGGAACCAGCGAAGAGGTGTTGACTAAACGGCTTGAAAATAGAACGTCTCCCAACGAGCTCGTGACCATTGGTGTGTATGTTGAAGCAAAATCTGGAATTCAAATTCCGATGGGGATTACATACTCCTATTTGCTAGACCAAAACAGTGATATTCAAGGCCTGTTAATTGTTGGCCAGGATTTGTCTGCCCAAAAGCAGCTGGAAAAAGAGCTTCTTGAAAAAGAAAGACTGACAGCCATCACGCAGTCATTCGCAACAATTAATCATGAGATCAATAATCCACTAACTCCTATTTTAGGAAATATTCAATTGATCCGAAAAGAAGATTGTCTTCTAAGTGACGATCATAAAAAAAAATTAGAAATAATCGAATGTAATGTTAAAAAAATTTCGAATATAGTACAGAAGTTCAATAGTATCTCCAACCCGGAAGAAAAAACATACTATGATAATAGTAATATTTTTGAAATCTAA
- a CDS encoding type III pantothenate kinase, translated as MLFVIDIGNTHVTAGVYSKEKLLAHWRISSGVNRTADELWVMLKMLFQSEGLQFEKVTGCAISSVVPDRTHTFISMVEENFKISPVIVSADSNSGLKILYHDPSSVGPDRICSSIAGFDEFGGPLIIVDFGTATTFDVVSKNAEYLGGVIAPGLESSSFVLHQYAARLPKVELQFPKTVIGKTTETSMQAGIMFGSVEMVNGIVRRITKELGHEATILATGGIAPQLLENLEKETAFRPFLTLKGLQIIYSRNSK; from the coding sequence ATGCTATTCGTAATCGATATCGGCAATACTCATGTGACTGCAGGCGTTTATTCCAAAGAGAAATTGTTAGCACATTGGCGCATTTCGAGCGGCGTAAACAGAACAGCGGATGAATTGTGGGTTATGCTCAAAATGCTGTTCCAAAGTGAAGGGTTACAATTTGAAAAAGTGACCGGTTGTGCGATTTCATCTGTAGTGCCTGATCGAACGCATACTTTTATATCCATGGTGGAGGAGAATTTTAAAATTTCTCCGGTCATTGTTAGTGCCGATTCAAATTCAGGTTTGAAAATTCTCTACCATGATCCCAGTTCTGTTGGCCCCGATAGAATCTGCAGCTCGATTGCAGGTTTTGATGAGTTTGGCGGTCCGTTAATTATTGTAGACTTTGGTACAGCCACGACTTTTGATGTTGTTTCTAAAAATGCTGAATATTTAGGTGGAGTCATTGCTCCGGGATTGGAGTCTTCCTCTTTTGTTCTACATCAGTACGCAGCAAGGTTACCGAAAGTTGAATTGCAGTTTCCCAAAACTGTTATTGGAAAAACGACGGAAACAAGTATGCAGGCCGGCATCATGTTTGGCTCAGTGGAAATGGTAAACGGCATCGTCCGTCGTATCACCAAAGAATTAGGTCATGAAGCGACGATCTTAGCCACTGGCGGGATTGCCCCACAACTGCTCGAAAATTTGGAAAAAGAGACTGCTTTCAGACCGTTTTTGACGCTAAAAGGTCTGCAAATTATATACAGTCGTAACTCAAAATAA
- a CDS encoding methylmalonyl-CoA mutase family protein → MDRKSSFKTESNIEVKRIYGEHDHSEKSADPGDAGKYPFTRGIYPSMYRGRFWTMRQYSGYATAKETNERYRYLLDRGQTGLSTAFDLPTQMGYNSDHPMAEGEVGKAGVAIDSLEDMEVLFNGIPLEKITTSMTINSTAAILLALYVAVAKKQGADLKKIGGTTQNDILKEYIARATYIYPPETSLRLVTDIFEYCNRNLPRWNTISISGYHIREAGSNAVQELAFTFANAIAYVSAALEKGLNIDQFAARLSFFFACHNNFFEEIAKFRVARTVWAKIMKERFGAQNPKSTMLRFHTQTAGSTLTAQQPDNNVVRVTMQALAAVLGGTQSLHTNSKDEALSLPTEEAARIALRTQQIIAHESGVADTADPLGGSYFMENLTREIETRVWEYLDKIDAMGGALKAIENKFFQSEIIQTAYEYQNAIESKEKIIIGVNDFREDEKEQPAILKVDPALRDKKMKQLQQLRDKRDSAIVGKLLEQLKTNARGSTNLLPTIVECVEAYATLGEISDALRVVFGTYKET, encoded by the coding sequence ATCTACCCAAGCATGTATCGCGGCCGCTTTTGGACCATGCGCCAATACAGCGGGTATGCAACCGCGAAAGAAACGAATGAGCGCTATCGTTACCTTCTCGACCGCGGCCAAACCGGACTTTCCACCGCTTTTGACCTGCCAACTCAGATGGGCTATAACTCCGATCACCCAATGGCGGAAGGGGAGGTAGGTAAAGCCGGCGTGGCCATTGACAGCCTCGAAGATATGGAAGTATTATTCAACGGAATTCCCCTGGAGAAAATAACCACCTCAATGACCATTAATTCGACGGCTGCTATTCTCTTGGCGCTTTATGTAGCGGTCGCTAAAAAACAGGGCGCAGATTTGAAAAAGATCGGCGGGACCACTCAGAACGATATTTTGAAAGAGTACATCGCCCGGGCGACTTATATTTACCCTCCCGAAACCTCTTTGCGTTTGGTTACTGATATTTTTGAGTACTGCAACAGGAATCTTCCCCGCTGGAACACCATTTCGATCAGCGGCTATCATATTCGCGAAGCCGGTTCCAACGCGGTGCAGGAGCTGGCTTTTACCTTTGCAAACGCCATTGCTTATGTTTCTGCTGCTTTGGAAAAGGGCTTAAATATTGATCAATTTGCCGCGCGACTGTCATTCTTTTTTGCCTGCCACAATAATTTTTTTGAAGAGATTGCCAAGTTTCGGGTGGCACGAACGGTTTGGGCGAAGATCATGAAAGAACGGTTTGGGGCGCAAAATCCAAAGAGTACAATGCTGCGTTTTCACACACAAACGGCTGGTTCAACTCTAACCGCCCAGCAACCGGACAACAATGTCGTTAGAGTTACCATGCAGGCTTTGGCGGCGGTTTTAGGTGGAACGCAATCTTTGCATACTAACTCCAAAGATGAGGCACTGTCTTTGCCCACGGAAGAAGCTGCGCGCATCGCGCTTCGAACACAGCAAATCATCGCTCATGAATCCGGTGTTGCCGATACCGCCGATCCTTTGGGCGGGTCTTATTTCATGGAAAATTTAACCCGTGAAATCGAAACGCGCGTTTGGGAATATTTAGATAAAATCGATGCAATGGGTGGCGCCCTGAAAGCAATTGAGAATAAATTTTTTCAAAGTGAAATCATCCAAACAGCTTATGAATACCAGAACGCAATTGAGTCAAAAGAAAAAATTATTATCGGAGTAAATGACTTTAGAGAGGACGAAAAAGAGCAACCCGCCATTTTAAAAGTCGACCCGGCGCTTCGCGACAAAAAAATGAAACAACTTCAACAACTCAGAGATAAGAGAGACAGCGCTATAGTGGGCAAATTACTGGAGCAGCTAAAAACAAACGCCAGAGGTTCAACCAATCTACTGCCGACGATTGTTGAATGTGTTGAGGCTTATGCCACATTGGGTGAAATTTCGGATGCTTTGAGAGTAGTTTTTGGAACGTATAAAGAAACCTAG
- a CDS encoding GAF domain-containing protein: MNSTSAPQLSDTQRVNTVNDPWIRILDQFMDELNDTVEFESGSLFLFEDGTESLKEAASKGDGIDFISSVSFPMGLGLSAWVAQKGKMVYLPDIHRGSRHGLNPVRSYLSLPLEIHNRIIGVLNLGHTVPDAFSNCKLKKIQDLSKEISRKIYNRMYLGFNSDDSTDFVD; this comes from the coding sequence ATGAATTCAACATCGGCGCCGCAGCTTTCAGACACCCAACGAGTTAATACCGTAAACGACCCCTGGATAAGAATTTTAGATCAATTTATGGATGAACTTAATGATACTGTTGAGTTTGAATCAGGAAGTCTTTTTTTATTTGAAGATGGTACGGAATCCTTGAAAGAGGCAGCAAGTAAAGGGGACGGAATTGATTTCATTAGTTCTGTAAGCTTTCCCATGGGCTTGGGATTATCCGCCTGGGTAGCACAGAAAGGTAAAATGGTATATCTTCCTGACATTCACCGCGGCAGCCGGCATGGCTTAAATCCAGTTAGATCCTATCTGTCGTTGCCTCTTGAGATACACAACAGGATTATCGGAGTGTTAAATCTAGGACACACAGTTCCTGATGCATTTAGCAATTGTAAACTAAAAAAGATCCAAGATTTGAGTAAAGAAATTAGCCGCAAAATTTATAATAGAATGTACTTAGGTTTTAACTCCGATGACTCGACAGATTTTGTTGATTGA
- a CDS encoding sigma-54-dependent Fis family transcriptional regulator yields MPRILVVDDEPTISGMLYEVLKKKYSVNVVETGEAALKQIKQNDYDLVITDVYLPDLNGMEILKTVKQMDSDSGVIVITGQGSIENAVKAMKDGAYDFLAKGFSLDEIKVTVDNFFKYLRLVKENELLRSELSSRYGIDNIIGTSEKMQRVFETVEMVAPTNATVLIQGASGTGKELIAKAIHQCSKRSDKPFIKTNCAAIPEGLVESELFGHEKGSFTGAFKNTKGRFELADGGTLLLDEISEIQPNLQAKLLRVLQEQEFEKVGNPETIKVDVRIVATTNRDLREEIAKGNFREDLFYRLNVVPFQLPALKDRKEDILLLVEYFIEKFSKENGRVIKPLDDAVLKHLSEYDWPGNVRELENTMERAVVVCREQTIQMKHLYFNHNGEGEKKDKSAVPLPSGMKLKELEKRFIMQTLHEQNGNRTWTANKLGISVRTLRNKLREYSKETN; encoded by the coding sequence ATGCCCAGAATATTGGTCGTCGATGACGAACCGACAATTAGCGGCATGCTTTATGAAGTACTAAAGAAAAAATATTCTGTGAACGTCGTCGAAACCGGCGAAGCTGCATTAAAACAAATCAAGCAGAATGATTATGATCTGGTCATTACTGATGTTTATCTGCCTGATCTTAACGGCATGGAAATCCTAAAAACAGTTAAACAAATGGATTCCGACTCCGGCGTGATCGTGATAACCGGACAAGGTTCTATTGAAAACGCGGTTAAGGCGATGAAAGACGGGGCCTATGATTTTCTGGCAAAGGGATTCTCTCTTGATGAAATCAAAGTCACGGTCGATAACTTTTTTAAATACCTACGTCTGGTCAAAGAAAATGAGCTTTTGAGATCAGAACTGTCCAGTCGATACGGAATCGACAATATTATCGGCACCAGCGAGAAAATGCAAAGAGTGTTTGAGACGGTCGAAATGGTTGCGCCTACTAATGCGACTGTACTTATTCAAGGGGCAAGCGGCACTGGTAAAGAGCTAATCGCAAAGGCGATTCATCAATGCAGCAAACGCAGCGATAAACCTTTTATTAAAACAAATTGCGCAGCAATTCCGGAAGGCTTGGTGGAAAGCGAACTATTTGGCCATGAAAAAGGCTCATTTACCGGGGCATTTAAAAATACAAAAGGCCGCTTTGAATTAGCTGATGGTGGGACGTTACTCTTGGATGAAATCAGCGAGATTCAGCCAAACCTGCAAGCAAAGCTGTTACGCGTTTTGCAGGAACAGGAATTTGAAAAAGTGGGCAATCCCGAGACCATTAAAGTAGATGTTCGAATTGTAGCCACAACCAATCGGGACTTAAGAGAGGAGATAGCGAAGGGCAATTTCAGAGAAGATTTATTTTATCGCCTGAATGTTGTACCATTTCAGCTCCCTGCTCTGAAGGACAGAAAGGAAGATATACTTCTTTTGGTAGAGTATTTTATCGAGAAGTTTTCAAAAGAAAATGGCCGTGTGATTAAACCTCTGGATGATGCAGTATTGAAGCACCTTTCTGAATATGACTGGCCGGGGAATGTAAGAGAATTAGAAAACACGATGGAGCGTGCTGTGGTTGTTTGCAGGGAACAAACGATCCAAATGAAACACCTTTACTTTAATCATAATGGTGAAGGTGAAAAAAAAGACAAATCGGCAGTTCCTTTACCAAGCGGTATGAAACTGAAGGAACTGGAAAAAAGGTTCATTATGCAAACACTTCATGAGCAAAATGGCAATAGAACCTGGACTGCAAATAAATTAGGAATAAGCGTTAGAACCCTTAGAAACAAATTACGAGAGTATTCTAAGGAAACTAATTAA
- the csrA gene encoding carbon storage regulator CsrA, giving the protein MLVLTRKLGETIVIGDNIVIKVVDIHGKQIRLGIDAPTEISIFRGEIYERIQEEKRSDATDKTEE; this is encoded by the coding sequence ATGCTAGTCCTGACAAGGAAGTTAGGTGAAACAATTGTTATCGGAGACAACATTGTAATTAAGGTTGTTGACATACACGGTAAACAGATCAGACTTGGAATTGATGCGCCAACCGAAATTAGCATCTTTCGGGGCGAAATCTATGAAAGAATTCAGGAAGAGAAAAGATCTGATGCAACCGATAAAACAGAAGAATAG